One Anolis carolinensis isolate JA03-04 chromosome 5, rAnoCar3.1.pri, whole genome shotgun sequence DNA segment encodes these proteins:
- the proser2 gene encoding proline and serine-rich protein 2, with product MPRNMMSDFSGMMCEIPPEVQFASFGKKHLLEGGKSHPRRRGSSLDDDETLKYLTLEEKDVLLFFEETIDALEDDLEEQTVHDSGIHCHSPKSMEENMSSHSESEDIIDLVQPRPENGPEESVPSRFIEPELEETWKLDKSVAKHIESPDEEVCVDAIGPPPVQPSAPPLPIYEMFPPPPPVQHPKLLRSVPTPLVIAQKISEKQAEDNSFSPTSPKETKSVERRSALPSSPLRNGEHFTAFKKPVPPPTAPKPQRFPSNISITNIGEREFSKTISSAAVNIQERKARVLANVNGSPFLISEGEERLQKHEMSGYGRSSSLRDLPSEQARQEALSRLGLVEEGFGQDQWDHSRSIPRSKEDKAEQVQTVSNGYRNIHEILKRESDHFPSVSKTVTFKPDVDLTDGKSARQNASRSFYDHRPPSSLSLDIRRRTGSLPRPSGLRPQGITVQFSGRGSTEEARREALRKLGLLKE from the exons ATGCCAAGAAATATGATGTCGGACTTCTCGGGAATGATGTGTGAAATTCCTCCTGAGGTTCAGTTTGCGAGCTTTGGGAAAAAACATCTCCTGGAGGGTGGAAAGAGTCACCCAAGGCGAAGAGGTTCCTCTTTG GATGACGATGAAACTCTGAAGTACCTAACTCTTGAGGAAAAGGACGTCCTTCTCTTCTTTGAGGAAACCATCGATGCCTTAGAAGATGACTTGGAGGAGCAAACTGTCCATGACAGTGGCATCCATTGCCACTCTCCAAAGTCAATGGAAGAAAATATGTCCAGCCATTCAGAGTCTGAAGACATCATAGACTTGGTGCAGCCAAGACCAGAGAATGGTCCAGAAGAATCAGTTCCTAGCAGATTCATAGAACCAG AACTAGAGGAAACTTGGAAACTGGATAAATCAGTGGCAAAGCATATTGAGTCCCCAGATGAGGAAGTCTGTGTTGATGCCATTGGCCCGCCTCCTGTGCAACCATCTGCTCCTCCGTTGCCAATTTACGAGATGTTTCCTCCCCCGCCCCCAGTGCAGCACCCCAAACTACTTCGCTCTGTCCCCACTCCACTTGTCATTGCCCAGAAAATATCTGAGAAGCAGGCAGAGGACAATTCTTTCTCACCCACTTCACCAAAGGAAACCAAGTCTGTTGAGAGGAGGAGCGCACTCCCGTCCTCACCTCTACGCAATGGAGAACATTTTACGGCTTTCAAGAAACCTGTGCCACCCCCAACTGCACCCAAACCTCAGAGGTTTCCAAGCAACATCAGCATTACCAACATCGGGGAGAGGGAGTTCAGCAAAACAATCTCCAGTGCGGCGGTCAACATCCAAGAACGCAAGGCTCGGGTGTTGGCCAACGTCAACGGTTCCCCCTTCCTCATAAGTGAAGGGGAAGAGAGACTTCAGAAGCATGAAATGTCAGGTTATGGTAGAAGCTCATCCCTAAGAGATTTGCCTTCAGAGCAAGCAAGGCAGGAAGCCTTGAGTAGACTCGGTTTGGTAGAAGAAGGTTTTGGCCAAGATCAATGGGATCACTCTCGAAGCATTCCCAGATCAAAGGAGGACAAAGCCGAACAAGTTCAGACTGTGTCAAATGGCTATCGCAATATCCATGAAATCTTAAAGAGGGAATCCGACCATTTCCCAAGCGTGAGCAAAACGGTGACATTCAAACCGGACGTTGATCTCACAGATGGTAAGTCTGCTCGACAGAACGCCAGCAGGAGTTTTTATGACCACAGGCCACCATCAAGCCTTAGCCTGGACATAAGGAGGAGAACTGGCTCATTGCCCAGACCCTCTGGACTCAGACCGCAAGGCATCACGGTACAGTTCTCCGGGCGCGGGTCAACAGAAGAAGCCAGGAGGGAGGCATTACGGAAACTTGGACTGCTGAAGGAGTAG